TCTCAATTCGCAAttaaacgaaaaggaaaaaaaaatgagagttTGCTTTCTGAGCAATGCAGAAGCACAAAAGATATACATCCCCTGTGAAAGCTGACATCCCGAAACATGATGGACACAGGTTGCAACTTAGCATCAGATGTCTAAGCTTCTTGTAAGAAGAGTAGTAATAAAATATGTATATCAATCATATGTCTGTCTAATGACGAAAGGCAAATGACTTTTCACTTACGCTGGATATGAAACAACCATCAGCATCAGGGCAGTTTGTAGGTTCAAATCTATCATAAGTTTCATAAAATATCTCGTCTACAGGTCCAAGTAGGTCAACGCCAGGCTTCAATTCAGCTTGTGCATCATCTGTCTCAGCTTCAGTTGCAACAAATGCAATGTATTTCCCATTTGGAGCAACATTGTGAGCATATGAGCAACAAAACAGATACCTGGAGAAGTAATCGTTCAGAATATCCAAGGAAATGAATGTCTCATGTTGTTCTTATATTCTACCTTCTTGGTTGTTTCTACTATTTTTGTTACATTTTATCTGTGGAAGATATCCAATTCTTCGTATTTTCTGAAAAGCATCATAAACTGATGCTCAATAACTTCTTAGTGAGGAGAATGCCACGATGGCTAGAAGTTTGAGGCTCTTTCTCCTATAGTCACTCGAAGAAGTTGTTGAAACCTTGACAAGCTCTGATTCAAAGCTAAGATTGAATGAGAAGAAAATATACTTGAGAAACTGGAAATGCCTTTTGGTCACAAAATATTTGCTAAATCGTGAAACTAATAAAAGTTCCTGTCTCAGTGCTTCTTCCAAAGAAGAATAGGCTGTTATTTCTGAAAGACTAGAAATGTGGCAAGGAACAGGATTGGAAGTACATACTCCTAGGGTATGATAACAAGTGAAGAAGAATAGGAGGTGCTTGTCATCTACGTGTGTGATTTGCATTTGAATaacagaaagagaaaagaaggaaaaaacatACATATCTGATTTACGACCAAGTTGCTTCTGTGGCAGAATGACCTGACATGAGTGAGAATCATTTGTGTCCGGAATGGGGTGGCTCATTATGCATACAGCACGCGCAACTTTTCCAACCTTCTTTACCTGTTATTTGCATTCGCTTCCAAAGCAACTCAGTGCCACAAAATAATGATGCAGAAATATGAAAGGTATTTATCATTGGAGTCAGACATTTGCGCACTTGGATTCTGAGACACGAACCAAAAATACACGGGCAGAAAAATAAGTTGTTGTTTGAGGTTACCTTTTCACTTAGATAAGATGGATCACAAACAACTTTCTTGCACTTAGCAGTTTCTCCTTCTGAGGTCACACCATAAGCTTTTCCATTTGCATCAAACTCTACCTGCAATCCAGAGACCACACTAAGTATACAAGATGCAGGTGTAAAAGGTCTCAAATTTGAGCAAGTTGATTTCCAAGATAGAGACCTACCTTCTTGTCGGAGGAAAGAAGTACTGCACTGAAAAGTACCAATACAAGATGACATCTACTCTAATTTCTCTTTGAAGAGGCATTCATATACTCAATATCATATATAAAAATCTTGACCCCAAAATATTGCAGTACAAAATTTGATAGATAGGAAGGGTTTCAGGATACACAAAAGATCTGGATAAATACCTTACACTGTGGCTTGTTAAGCATGTACGTCCCACCATAAACTGCACTCAGACGTGCAAATGCCTGCAAATTTTGATGCATGTATCAGAAAGGCTAACAGAATGGAGAAGGTTCTCAACTTATGAGTTAGGACAAACCTGAGGCAACTCTCCCAGTCCATACATAGGATAGATGTAAGGAGATCCTGCTTGAAAACGGGCCAAAGACTCTGCATATAgcttttgaaaggaaaaaaggtTGTTATTAAAAGAATCACACCAAGCATCTGTCTATTCTTGTAACTCTGCAATTAGATTTCATTCAAAAGAAATGTAACTACGTCACCAGATTCAAAAGGCCAACTGCAAAAAACTACTAGTTTTCTAAGGAGGTTGAAAACCTGAAACTTATAGATCCTATGAGATTGAAGGCCAGAGTTAGGCTTCCTATCTTGCACTTTTCAACAAGAGAAAAATATCTACAATTATCTGTGTTATACTAGGCGAAACTGTGATACTGATATAAGCTACTTTCCTATACTTTCCTCATCGTGTTAGGGAAACATAATATCACTGTGTTGTGCATCGTTCTTGACAAAAGTTTCACATGCACTTAGTTTGTTGGTTAAATAACATATAACTACTACTCAACTTCAACAGTGTACAAGTTACAAGACCAAAAACAGTTCAATTGGCATTTTTCATTGTTCTTGTATATTACTCCCTTATTTCTGTGGGTGAATGCAACTCTCTTATATGGTTACAAAGCAAATAATAAGCGTAAAAGCAATGTATCTTTTACAAAGGATTATGATTCACCAGGTTACACTCAAGCATGTCAAAGAGCATGGAGAGAAAGGCTAAAGATTGAATGCGAATTCATACCTTCACTCTCTTGACAAAAGCCATGGCTGGCTGGTCCAAATAAGCATCATCAATTTGAAGTGCCAAGGCATGACCAATAAAATCAATTGTATCATCTTCAAGTTCATATTTCCTGCATCAACAGTGTGATCAAAAATACATATCTGAAGTTGCACTATGTTTTATGCTCAGAAGTTTGTTGGTAAAGCATTTAGTGAGATGAAACTCAAAAGCATTCTGCTTTACTATACATCACTAAAATGTGTAAGAAGGGAAGACAGAGCCTTATCCCTTTTAAGTCTTTCAACATGGGGAGGCTAGAAATCATTTTCCATTACTTCAACACCAAATTCTTTACAATATACATGCCTTCCTTTTCAGTTGGAAATCCCCTACCCCAAGTGTTCATCAAATGTTCAATTCGCACATCAATGTGAAAAGCACAGCCATTGGATGTATGTAGGACCAGTTGATAAAAAAAGGTATCCTAATGGCAAAAGCAGTTATGAACCTTTTTCATTATGCTTGAAGACACAGAATGGTCAAAAACAACTCCTTTGATCTTATAGAATCAAAAATCAATGAGGTAGTACAATAAGAATGTTTTGCTTCCACATTGTTCCGTGACAATTACTTTGTAGCAATATATGATGTGGAAGTTAGTTGCATTTgatagtttaaaaaaaagatggtacattttctttttttttggctgcgGTAACTAAATTACCAAAGCAAAGCTTTGCAATGGGCAACTAAACCTACAGAGTCTTAAATTCCTATACTTTATCAAATGACCTGAAAATTTCTCACAGATAATGCAAAGAAAGTTGAAGATCAATGTACATTAAAATGTAGAGATGGTGCAATTCTTGCTAATGAGCTTAAGCCAGTagctaaaatgaagaaaatagcAAATAAGGATTGAAATTTACGAGATAAGTTCCCTTGCTGTGATTTTGTTCAAATCCATCCCTTCATGAGTTTTTGGATTACTCTCCTCAAAGTCTTGGACAAAAATAAAGAACTTCCGAAGTCTACGTTTCTCAAAGAGTCCCATCAGCGAAGACTTCAATGCTTCCACATCAGTTGCTGGCACTTTATAAATCTAAAGATCAAAAATGTTTTGACATCCAAGTTTAATTACTAGAATAAGACCTTTGTAAACAATCAGATAAGTGTTATGGCTAAACAAGCTGTTATGAGTTGCATACCTTCCCCTTGTTGTACACAAAGCTACCATCTACAGCTTTAAAGTTTAGATATTTGGTAACATTAGTATGGATGAGTACGCGAACAAGAGCTCCATTAGCCATCATGAACTACCAAAGGACACAGGAAGAACTTTCATCAGTTGCATGTCAAACAAGCAAAACATGGAAAACAACGCGGAAAATTGCCAGTAGCCAGTAGGACTGGGAAATCTACAGTTGATGACATATTATTTCTGCTTCAACATGTCTTTCTCAAATCATGTAGGCCCTG
This portion of the Coffea arabica cultivar ET-39 chromosome 2e, Coffea Arabica ET-39 HiFi, whole genome shotgun sequence genome encodes:
- the LOC113728826 gene encoding guanosine nucleotide diphosphate dissociation inhibitor At5g09550 — encoded protein: MDEEYDVIVLGTGLKECILSGLLSVDGLKVLHMDKNDYYGGESSSLNLNQLWKRFRGDEQPPEKLGTSKEYNVDMIPKFMMANGALVRVLIHTNVTKYLNFKAVDGSFVYNKGKIYKVPATDVEALKSSLMGLFEKRRLRKFFIFVQDFEESNPKTHEGMDLNKITARELISKYELEDDTIDFIGHALALQIDDAYLDQPAMAFVKRVKLYAESLARFQAGSPYIYPMYGLGELPQAFARLSAVYGGTYMLNKPQCKVEFDANGKAYGVTSEGETAKCKKVVCDPSYLSEKVKKVGKVARAVCIMSHPIPDTNDSHSCQVILPQKQLGRKSDMYLFCCSYAHNVAPNGKYIAFVATEAETDDAQAELKPGVDLLGPVDEIFYETYDRFEPTNCPDADGCFISSSYDGTTHFESTVVDVISMYSKITGKALDLSVDLSAASAAAAEE